The Candidatus Mycolicibacterium alkanivorans genome contains a region encoding:
- a CDS encoding MFS transporter, whose product MAGPAPDVDLADPPNAPANPWNALWALMVGFFMILVDSTIVAVANPSIMDALEITDYDTVIWVTSSYLLAFAVPLLVAGRLGDRYGPKNLYLAGLAIFTVSSLWCGLAGSVDMLIIARAVQGLGAALLTPQTLSTITRIFPAERRGVAMSLWGATAGVATLVGPLVGGVLVDRLGWEWIFFVNVPIGVFGLGLAVRLVPTLPTQKHRFDVLGVALSGVGTFLVVFGLQEGQSHHWQAWIWAVIVAGIGFFAAFAYWQSINRDEPLIPLEIFADRDFGLSNLGVAIIGFVVTAMVLPVMFYAQVVCGLTPTRSALLIAPMAVASGVLAPFVGRIVDSTHPRPIVGFGFSVLAIALTWLSIEMTPTTAIWRLVLPLTAMGVGMAFIWAPLATTATRNLPPRLAGAGSGVYNTTRQVGSVLGSAGMAAFMAARIGDELPAAPANAAPGELAVLKLPAFLHEPFATALSQSMLLPAFVALFGIVGALFLVGGSPRRIRGPGLSDDYDVTDEIPIYDDGYDDDDYLAYQVSREPGYYQPSYQPAPCELEKETEQIVWCREPEPEPEPIGFAHNGFHVDWGGSRFADLFADVHAGEAEPRSRHRLSDGDELRLARHYRGDADDGESYGRHSMPRRD is encoded by the coding sequence ATGGCCGGCCCGGCGCCGGACGTGGACTTGGCCGACCCGCCGAACGCTCCGGCGAATCCGTGGAACGCGCTGTGGGCCTTGATGGTCGGCTTCTTCATGATCCTGGTGGACTCGACCATCGTCGCGGTCGCCAACCCCAGCATCATGGACGCGCTGGAGATCACCGATTACGACACCGTGATCTGGGTGACCAGCTCCTACCTGCTGGCCTTCGCCGTGCCGTTGCTGGTCGCCGGACGGCTGGGGGACCGCTACGGACCCAAGAACCTGTATCTGGCCGGGCTGGCGATCTTCACGGTGTCCTCGCTGTGGTGCGGCCTGGCCGGCTCGGTGGACATGCTGATCATCGCGCGCGCGGTGCAGGGCCTGGGCGCGGCCCTGCTGACCCCGCAGACGCTGTCGACGATCACGCGCATCTTCCCGGCCGAGCGGCGCGGGGTGGCCATGAGCCTGTGGGGTGCGACGGCCGGGGTGGCGACGCTGGTCGGTCCGCTGGTCGGCGGCGTGTTGGTCGACCGCCTGGGCTGGGAGTGGATCTTCTTCGTCAATGTTCCGATTGGTGTCTTCGGTCTGGGGTTGGCGGTCAGGCTGGTTCCGACGCTGCCCACCCAGAAGCATCGCTTCGACGTGCTCGGTGTCGCGCTGTCCGGGGTCGGCACGTTCCTGGTGGTGTTCGGGCTGCAGGAAGGCCAGAGCCACCACTGGCAGGCGTGGATCTGGGCGGTGATCGTTGCCGGCATCGGGTTCTTCGCCGCCTTCGCCTACTGGCAGTCGATCAACCGTGACGAGCCGCTGATTCCGCTGGAGATCTTCGCCGACCGCGACTTCGGCCTGTCCAACCTCGGCGTCGCCATCATCGGTTTCGTGGTCACCGCGATGGTGCTGCCGGTGATGTTCTACGCGCAGGTGGTGTGCGGTCTGACACCGACGCGCTCGGCGCTGCTGATCGCGCCGATGGCGGTGGCCAGCGGTGTGCTGGCGCCGTTCGTCGGCCGGATCGTCGACAGCACACATCCGCGCCCGATCGTCGGGTTCGGCTTCTCGGTGCTGGCGATCGCGTTGACGTGGCTGTCGATCGAGATGACCCCGACCACCGCGATCTGGCGGCTGGTGTTGCCACTGACGGCGATGGGGGTGGGGATGGCATTCATCTGGGCGCCGCTGGCCACCACCGCCACCCGTAACCTGCCCCCGCGACTGGCCGGGGCGGGCTCCGGCGTCTACAACACCACCCGGCAGGTCGGGTCGGTGCTCGGCAGCGCCGGGATGGCGGCGTTCATGGCGGCACGGATCGGTGACGAGCTGCCCGCCGCCCCCGCCAACGCCGCGCCCGGTGAGCTCGCGGTGCTCAAGCTGCCGGCGTTCCTGCACGAGCCGTTCGCGACAGCGCTGTCGCAGTCGATGCTGCTGCCCGCCTTCGTCGCGCTGTTCGGCATCGTCGGCGCACTGTTCCTGGTGGGTGGGTCACCCCGGCGGATTCGGGGTCCGGGACTGTCGGATGACTACGACGTGACCGACGAGATCCCGATCTACGACGACGGCTATGACGATGACGACTACCTCGCATACCAGGTGTCCCGGGAGCCCGGCTACTACCAGCCGAGCTATCAGCCGGCGCCCTGCGAGCTCGAGAAGGAGACCGAGCAGATCGTCTGGTGCCGCGAGCCCGAGCCCGAGCCCGAGCCGATCGGATTCGCCCACAACGGCTTTCACGTCGACTGGGGCGGCAGTAGGTTCGCTGACCTGTTCGCCGATGTCCACGCCGGCGAGGCCGAGCCGCGCTCGCGACACCGGTTGAGCGACGGTGACGAGCTGCGCCTGGCGCGCCACTACCGCGGCGACGCCGACGACGGCGAAAGCTATGGCCGGCATTCGATGCCCCGTCGCGACTGA
- a CDS encoding FAD-binding oxidoreductase, which produces MSTTLTEGLQSIVGSAHVVTDPGVLDGRSVDYTGRYRGRASALVRPGTPDEVAAVLRECRAAGVCVTIQGGRTSLVAGTVPERDDVLLSTERLTEVGEVDVSERRVRVGSGVTLADLQRAAAAAGLLFGVDLTARDSATVGGMASTNAGGLRTVRYGNMGEQVIGLDVALPDGSVVHRHSQVRADNTGYDLASLFIGAEGTLGVITGLDVRLHPIPKHRVTAVCGFTTLDDLVGAGRALRDTDAIAALEMIDGRAAALAAKHLSVPVPVEGDWLLLIELAGDSDLTERLADALDGTELADEPAVGIDANAQQRLWQVRESTADVVGLFGPPLKFDVSLPLSAIPSFAADSAALVAEHAPEAVPVLFGHIGEGNLHLNVLRCGTEQERHLYAAMMKLIAAHGGNVSSEHGIGSRKRAYLGMSREPADIAAMRAIKAAFDPTGYVNPAVLFD; this is translated from the coding sequence ATGAGCACAACGCTGACCGAAGGGCTGCAGAGCATCGTCGGCAGCGCACACGTTGTCACCGACCCTGGCGTGCTCGACGGCCGCAGCGTGGACTACACGGGTCGCTACCGTGGCCGGGCCAGCGCGCTGGTGCGGCCCGGCACGCCCGACGAGGTCGCCGCGGTGCTGCGCGAATGCCGCGCGGCCGGGGTGTGCGTGACGATCCAGGGTGGGCGCACCTCGCTGGTGGCCGGCACCGTGCCCGAGCGTGACGACGTGCTGCTGTCCACCGAACGCCTGACGGAGGTCGGCGAGGTCGACGTGAGCGAGCGGCGGGTGCGGGTGGGGTCCGGTGTGACGCTGGCCGACCTGCAGCGCGCGGCCGCGGCGGCGGGTCTGCTGTTCGGGGTGGACCTGACCGCGCGCGACTCGGCCACCGTGGGCGGGATGGCGTCGACCAATGCCGGCGGCCTGCGCACCGTGCGCTACGGCAACATGGGTGAACAGGTCATCGGCCTCGACGTCGCGCTGCCCGACGGCTCGGTGGTACACCGCCACAGTCAGGTGCGCGCCGACAACACAGGTTACGACCTGGCGTCGCTGTTCATCGGCGCCGAGGGCACCCTCGGGGTGATCACCGGGCTCGACGTGCGGCTGCATCCGATTCCGAAGCACCGGGTGACCGCGGTGTGCGGGTTCACCACGCTGGACGACCTGGTGGGCGCCGGGCGGGCGTTGCGCGACACCGACGCCATCGCCGCACTCGAGATGATCGACGGTCGGGCCGCCGCACTGGCCGCCAAGCACCTCAGCGTGCCAGTGCCGGTCGAGGGCGACTGGCTACTGTTGATCGAACTGGCCGGCGACTCCGATCTCACCGAGCGGCTGGCCGACGCGCTGGACGGCACGGAACTGGCCGATGAGCCCGCCGTGGGAATCGACGCGAACGCCCAGCAGCGGCTGTGGCAGGTCCGCGAATCCACCGCCGACGTGGTCGGATTGTTCGGACCGCCACTGAAATTCGATGTCTCACTTCCGCTTTCGGCGATCCCGTCGTTCGCCGCCGACTCCGCCGCGCTGGTCGCCGAGCACGCCCCCGAGGCGGTACCCGTCCTGTTCGGCCACATCGGCGAGGGCAACCTGCACCTGAACGTGCTGCGCTGCGGCACCGAGCAGGAGCGTCACCTGTATGCCGCGATGATGAAACTGATTGCCGCCCACGGCGGTAACGTCAGCTCCGAGCACGGTATCGGCAGTCGCAAGCGCGCCTACCTCGGCATGTCGCGCGAGCCCGCCGACATTGCGGCGATGCGTGCCATCAAGGCCGCCTTCGACCCGACCGGCTATGTGAATCCGGCCGTGCTGTTCGACTGA